One Periplaneta americana isolate PAMFEO1 chromosome 8, P.americana_PAMFEO1_priV1, whole genome shotgun sequence genomic region harbors:
- the LOC138704290 gene encoding uncharacterized protein, whose amino-acid sequence MKTILKVFSGLALLSVCTAFVVPPFRNFKRGEGFAYPNSAVLALETYARDYSKENIHSTNFQQRYSSEKEFGDTDAFSKVVGSVPVVARFDDEFIEEKFLEPEHVYLESIPVLVEETVPTFTYESIPPVDLAPAPVPEFFPIPGPIIEDVEVFGIETHPVYDFGRYVEYITDIGERYPELEKGYEIEETGVIEYEPEVVYTEGEGIILVPEPEIIAIAEPFSVPVDVSYVPESFTIYTPEISDLVIPSSQYPLEFWPSYPLFYPGEAVPGYIPQTFVPDTYSSFYPKRHYGPFEYSPVPPYTYW is encoded by the exons ATGAAGACCATCCTCAAG GTGTTCAGTGGCTTAGCCCTGCTGTCTGTCTGTACAGCGTTTGTTGTCCCTCCGTTCAGGAATTTTAAGCGAGGTGAAGGTTTCGCTTACCCTAACAGTGCAGTACTGGCCCTGGAGACATATGCTCGTGACTACAGCAAGGAAAACATACATTCTACAAACTTCCAGCAGAGATACAGCTCTGAAAAAGAGTTCGGAGACACAGACGCCTTCTCTAAAGTCGTCGGATCGGTTCCGGTTGTCGCTAGATTTGACGACGAATTCATTGAAGAAAAATTCTTAGAGCCAGAACATGTATATCTGGAATCGATACCTGTTTTGGTTGAAGAAACAGTTCCGACATTTACATACGAATCGATTCCTCCAGTTGATCTTGCTCCAGCTCCTGTGCCCGAATTCTTCCCTATCCCTGGGCCTATTATAGAAGATGTTGAAGTGTTTGGAATTGAAACTCATCCAGTATATGATTTTGGTCGTTACGTGGAATACATCACCGATATTGGGGAAAGGTACCCGGAATTGGAGAAAGGCTATGAAATTGAAGAAACAGGGGTAATCGAATATGAACCGGAAGTTGTTTACACAGAAGGGGAAGGTATCATTTTGGTTCCAGAACCAGAGATAATCGCCATTGCTGAACCCTTTTCAGTTCCAGTAGATGTATCATATGTGCCTGAGTCATTTACGATATATACACCTGAAATATCTGATTTAGTTATCCCCAGTTCACAATATCCTCTTGAATTCTGGCCAAGCTATCCTCTTTTCTACCCAGGTGAGGCTGTTCCAGGCTACATACCACAAACATTCGTCCCCGATACATATTCTAGTTTTTACCCTAAAAGACATTATGGTCCTTTTGAATATAGCCCTGTACCGCCGTACACCTACTGGTGA